One region of Ahniella affigens genomic DNA includes:
- a CDS encoding M1 family aminopeptidase encodes MFSAFLKFDLRYQWRSPILWIGSALFALMAYAATSTDAVQIGGSIGNVHRNAPFVIVQFLNVFTILGLFISGAFVGGALLRDFEMNTSELFFSKPVKAWEYLLGRFTAGVLVSLLIYLAVALALMLGAASPWIDASRLGPFSLAPYGYGLVMFVIPNLIFSAALIMLFAALTRSILGVYQAVTAFFVMWAIAGTFTRDLDNLWLAALIDPFGARALSLTARYWSAEERNTLLPGLSHYVLANRALWLGVAMALLAITMRSFKAQRTGTGRSWFISKKRQEAAPTKAVAAMARLVKQPTSAGFGASLRQYWAQTRFDTWHVLKSVPFQALLSFGIANLVGGLEAQAPMYDTPLYLVTAQMLDIIRGSYTFLLVIIVMFYAGELVWRDRDVKMDGVVDAFPVVNWVPMASKATALVVIIALFLLFAALCCIGYQLVDGGVALEPGLYLSGLAIQAVPFVLIAWLSLVFQVIANNKYVGYLLTIGIVVSQIVLGTLDFDHNLVSFAGASATPYSDMNGFGHFLKGWAWFETYWLLFTVGCLLVATLFWVRGTAEPFKRRVAVAKSRLHGGIAWALTGSISAAAIVGAFILYTTTVQNTYRASDTLLDLQAEYEKTWRKIEDEPQPRIIATDNDVNIFPAERRLEISGHYVMKNKNAEPLTKMTVTVDPDTTAFTLSPEGAKLIEEDKKFGVYVYQFDTPLAPGATFKLPYTLSIRREGFTNSGAPDFLNYNGTFFNNGQAFPQFGYNPQAEIGDRNERKDRGLPPPRRMPKLETAPRTSTYINDDGDWIDFASTVCTSPDQIAMAPGYLQREWTDGDRRCFRYEMDAPILPFWAYLSANWQVKKDRWNDVAIEVYYDAKHPYNVDRMIEATKKSLAYFTENFGPYQHRQFRILEFPNYATFAQSFPNTIPYSEAIGFIANVDAEDSVDYVFYVTAHELAHQWWAHQVIGANAQGSTVMSETLSQYSALMVMEKEYGSSKMRKFLKYELDGYLRGRGGEILEELPLYKVESSQGYVHYRKGSLVMYRLKDEIGADKINLALRNYLARTQYQEPPYTVSTEFVEELRAVTPPEKQQLITDLFERISFFDNRMVDATTKKRADGKYDVTLSWQAAKKESDGIGKETDASLDDEIDIGIFARASGAEEQDEKVLYLKKHRINQASGSLTITVDELPYDAGIDPYNKLIDRVSNDNRKRVTAAS; translated from the coding sequence ATGTTTTCGGCGTTCCTCAAATTTGATCTGCGTTATCAATGGCGTTCACCGATCTTGTGGATCGGATCTGCCCTATTCGCATTGATGGCTTACGCGGCGACCTCGACCGATGCCGTCCAGATTGGCGGCTCGATTGGCAACGTGCACCGCAATGCGCCATTTGTCATCGTGCAGTTTCTGAATGTCTTCACCATTCTCGGCCTCTTCATTTCGGGCGCGTTTGTCGGCGGCGCCTTACTGCGCGATTTCGAAATGAACACGTCCGAGCTGTTCTTTTCGAAGCCGGTAAAGGCTTGGGAATATCTCCTGGGACGCTTTACTGCAGGCGTCCTGGTCTCCTTGCTGATCTATCTGGCCGTGGCATTGGCGCTGATGCTGGGCGCCGCCAGTCCGTGGATCGACGCTTCCCGTCTCGGGCCGTTTTCATTGGCGCCCTACGGCTATGGGCTGGTCATGTTTGTCATTCCAAACCTGATCTTCTCCGCGGCGCTCATCATGTTGTTCGCCGCGCTGACCCGGAGCATTCTCGGGGTGTACCAGGCAGTCACTGCATTCTTTGTCATGTGGGCGATCGCCGGAACTTTTACGCGCGACCTCGACAATCTCTGGTTGGCCGCGCTGATCGACCCGTTCGGTGCCCGTGCTCTGAGCTTGACCGCACGCTATTGGTCGGCCGAAGAGCGGAACACCCTGCTCCCAGGCCTGAGTCACTACGTTTTGGCTAACCGCGCTCTATGGCTCGGTGTTGCGATGGCACTGCTAGCGATTACCATGCGCAGCTTCAAGGCCCAGCGCACCGGCACAGGTCGAAGCTGGTTCATATCCAAGAAAAGGCAGGAAGCGGCGCCCACCAAAGCGGTCGCTGCGATGGCTCGTCTAGTCAAGCAACCGACATCCGCCGGATTCGGCGCATCGCTTCGCCAATACTGGGCTCAGACCCGGTTCGACACATGGCATGTGCTGAAGTCTGTGCCGTTCCAGGCGCTGCTCTCATTTGGCATAGCGAACCTAGTCGGTGGCCTCGAAGCGCAGGCGCCGATGTATGACACGCCGCTGTACCTGGTCACCGCGCAGATGCTCGACATCATCCGGGGAAGCTACACGTTCTTGCTGGTGATAATCGTCATGTTCTATGCCGGCGAGCTTGTCTGGCGCGACCGTGATGTCAAGATGGACGGGGTCGTAGATGCCTTTCCGGTAGTCAATTGGGTGCCAATGGCATCCAAGGCAACCGCCCTGGTCGTGATCATCGCGCTGTTCCTGTTGTTTGCAGCACTGTGTTGCATTGGTTATCAGCTTGTCGATGGCGGCGTCGCACTGGAACCCGGGCTCTATTTGTCGGGCCTCGCAATCCAGGCCGTGCCGTTCGTTCTCATCGCTTGGCTGTCGCTCGTCTTCCAGGTCATCGCCAACAACAAATACGTTGGCTATTTGCTGACAATCGGGATTGTCGTCAGCCAGATCGTGCTCGGCACCTTGGATTTCGACCACAACCTGGTGAGCTTTGCTGGCGCCTCGGCGACCCCGTACTCCGATATGAACGGGTTTGGCCATTTCCTGAAAGGCTGGGCGTGGTTCGAGACCTATTGGCTGCTGTTTACGGTGGGGTGCCTGCTCGTGGCGACCTTGTTCTGGGTGCGCGGCACGGCAGAGCCGTTCAAGCGCCGAGTCGCGGTTGCCAAGAGCCGATTGCACGGCGGCATTGCCTGGGCCCTGACCGGATCCATTTCGGCAGCGGCGATTGTCGGTGCGTTCATTCTGTACACCACGACGGTGCAAAACACGTATCGTGCCAGTGACACGTTATTGGACTTGCAGGCCGAGTACGAAAAGACCTGGCGCAAGATCGAGGATGAACCGCAACCGCGGATCATTGCGACCGATAACGACGTGAACATTTTCCCGGCTGAGCGGCGGCTGGAGATCAGCGGTCACTACGTGATGAAGAACAAGAATGCCGAACCATTGACCAAAATGACGGTCACGGTCGATCCCGATACGACCGCATTCACCTTGAGTCCGGAAGGCGCCAAACTGATCGAAGAGGACAAGAAGTTCGGTGTCTACGTGTATCAGTTCGATACGCCACTCGCGCCGGGTGCCACGTTCAAGCTGCCGTACACCTTGTCGATTCGCCGCGAGGGCTTCACCAATTCCGGCGCGCCGGACTTTCTGAATTACAACGGCACGTTCTTCAACAACGGCCAAGCCTTCCCGCAATTCGGCTACAACCCGCAAGCCGAGATCGGTGATCGTAACGAGCGCAAAGACCGAGGTCTGCCGCCCCCACGGCGCATGCCCAAGTTGGAGACCGCGCCGCGAACATCGACCTACATCAACGACGACGGCGATTGGATCGACTTCGCGAGCACGGTCTGTACGAGCCCCGACCAAATCGCAATGGCGCCAGGCTATCTGCAGCGCGAATGGACCGACGGTGATCGCCGTTGCTTCCGCTATGAGATGGACGCGCCGATTCTGCCGTTCTGGGCATACCTGAGCGCTAACTGGCAGGTGAAGAAGGATCGCTGGAACGACGTCGCGATCGAGGTCTACTACGATGCCAAGCATCCGTACAATGTGGACCGCATGATTGAGGCGACGAAGAAGTCGCTAGCCTACTTCACCGAGAACTTTGGTCCGTATCAGCATCGGCAATTCCGGATTCTGGAATTTCCGAACTACGCCACGTTCGCACAGTCGTTCCCGAACACGATTCCGTACTCGGAAGCGATCGGATTCATCGCGAATGTGGATGCCGAGGACTCGGTCGACTACGTGTTCTACGTGACCGCCCATGAATTGGCGCACCAATGGTGGGCGCATCAGGTGATCGGTGCCAATGCCCAAGGCTCGACGGTGATGAGCGAAACCCTGTCGCAATACTCGGCCCTGATGGTCATGGAGAAAGAATACGGCTCGAGCAAGATGCGGAAGTTCTTGAAGTACGAACTCGACGGGTATCTGCGTGGTCGCGGTGGCGAAATTCTCGAAGAGCTGCCGCTCTATAAAGTGGAGTCGTCGCAAGGCTATGTGCATTACCGCAAGGGCTCGCTGGTGATGTATCGCCTGAAGGACGAGATCGGTGCCGACAAAATCAATCTGGCGCTGCGCAACTATCTGGCGCGCACGCAGTACCAGGAGCCGCCGTACACGGTATCGACTGAATTTGTCGAGGAACTCCGTGCCGTGACGCCCCCGGAGAAGCAGCAGCTGATCACCGACTTGTTTGAGCGGATCAGCTTCTTCGACAACCGAATGGTGGACGCGACCACCAAGAAGCGTGCCGATGGGAAGTACGACGTGACGCTGTCTTGGCAAGCCGCGAAGAAGGAGTCGGATGGTATCGGCAAAGAGACCGACGCGAGTCTGGACGACGAGATCGATATCGGCATCTTTGCCCGCGCCAGTGGTGCTGAAGAACAGGATGAAAAGGTCCTGTATCTGAAGAAGCACCGGATCAATCAGGCATCAGGCTCGCTAACGATCACGGTCGATGAGCTGCCCTATGATGCCGGCATCGATCCGTACAACAAGCTGATCGACCGCGTGTCGAATGACAATCGCAAGCGGGTGACGGCGGCGTCTTGA